The proteins below come from a single Larimichthys crocea isolate SSNF chromosome XIV, L_crocea_2.0, whole genome shotgun sequence genomic window:
- the LOC109142027 gene encoding calpain-5 isoform X2 encodes MPEQVHNFQGQSFHKLKRACLRRGGLFKDPLFPATAQSLFYKREPPPGLTWKRPREICKDPRLFVDGISTRDLHQGSLGNCWMVAAISCLASQPSLWKKVIPEHVEQEWNPKHPDLYAGIFHFRFWRLGRWMDVVVDDRLPVNGDGVLLFCRSATPREFWSALLEKAYAKLNGCYEALEGGNTTEALIDFTGGVSEPLSLDREALSLHSDQRRVFFQTLTKAHERKALITCSIRPAEGETVESVLDCGLVRGHAYGITAVRKVRLAEKLLQAGGMTRLFMVRMRNPWGTTDWTGAWSQGSQQWQQMSRAEREKMGLNVRDIGEFWMDFKDFCRYFTDVVVCRLVERNLLWPSSHWKEVRHYGEWAPAPASLGSPPPTTVLHNNHTLSLGRNNVKPGGTKQRGNRKEARLGESQQRGGRRCEQNKAVKKATKEDEGGEVGGWEAQMDKRSRCGGCINHRDTFLHNPQFMFDVRDKEEEVLICLQQEDRRIRRKDGGGENLPIGFEVEVNRCSRVQCVVEQAASSVYMDSRSVTLRGTLSPGRYVVLPTTFLPGATGNFLLRLFSHSHVRLRELREDLPCPSVFQCYLPQPTVVTTVHLRRASGLSPPKQTAPDVYAVVRCENDTIRTRVFKADANPEFNLRTIFYRRYPNAHISIELWSRGRLWDSVLGRARLQTSESERSRSYVIDLRGGQSSSDYPRSIYVETSSSVCLTDL; translated from the exons ATGCCCGAACAAGTCCACAATTTCCAGGGTCAAAGCTTTCACAAGCTGAAGCGGGCCTGCTTGCGTCGAGGTGGCCTCTTCAAGGATCCCCTGTTCCCTGCCACTGCCCAGTCCCTCTTCTACAAGAGGGAGCCCCCGCCGGGACTGACCTGGAAGAGGCCGAGG GAGATATGTAAGGACCCCCGTCTGTTTGTTGACGGCATCAGCACTCGTGACTTGCACCAAGGCAGTCTGGGTAACTGCTGGATGGTGGCTGCTATTTCCTGCTTAGCATCTCAGCCATCTCTTTGGAAGAAG GTGATCCCTGAACATGTCGAACAGGAGTGGAATCCAAAGCATCCTGATCTGTACGCAGGAATCTTCCATTTCCGATTCTGGCGACTCGGCCGATGGATGGATGTCGTTGTGGATGACCGTCTGCCGGTCAACGGGGATGGAGTGTTGCTTTTCTGCCGCTCGGCGACACCACGAGAGTTTTGGAGTGCCCTGTTGGAGAAGGCCTATGCCAA GCTAAACGGTTGCTATGAGGCCCTGGAAGGAGGAAACACTACAGAGGCACTGATCGACTTCACTGGTGGGGTTTCCGAACCCCTCAGCCTGGATCGTGAGGCTCTCAGCCTACACAGCGATCAGAGGAGGGTATTTTTCCAGACGCTGACTAAGGCCCACGAACGCAAAGCCCTCATCACCTGCTCCATACGG CCAGCAGAGGGGGAAACAGTGGAGTCGGTGTTGGACTGTGGGCTGGTGCGAGGTCACGCCTACGGGATCACAGCAGTGAGGAAGGTGAGGCTGGCGGAAAAGCTACTACAGGCGGGCGGGATGACCCGACTCTTCATGGTGCGCATGAGAAACCCATGGGGGACCACGGACTGGACGGGTGCCTGGAGTCAGGG GTcgcagcagtggcagcagatgagtcgtgcagagagagagaagatgggTCTCAATGTTCGAGACATTGGGGAGTTTTG GATGGATTTCAAGGATTTCTGTCGCTACTTCACAGATGTGGTGGTGTGCCGGCTGGTGGAAAGGAATCTTTTGTGGCCAAGCTCTCACTGGAAAGAGGTGCGCCACTATGGGGAGTGGGCTCCAGCTCCCGCCTCCCTAGGAAGCCCGCCACCCACCACTGTCCTCCACAAcaaccacactctgagcttggGGAGGAACAACGTCAAACCTGGAGGGACCAAGCAACGAGGTAACCGGAAGGAGGCCAGACTTGGGGAGAGTcagcaaagaggaggaagacgatgTGAGCAAAACAAGGCTGTGAAGAAAGCGACAAAGGAAGATGAAGGTGGAGAGGTGGGAGGATGGGAGGCGCAGATGGATAAGAGGAGCCGATGTGGAGGATGCATCAACCACAGAGACACTTTCCTGCACAATCCACAG TTCATGTTTGATGttagagacaaagaggaggaggtgctgatctgtctgcagcaggaggacaggaggatacggagaaaagatggaggaggagaaaacctGCCTATCGGCTTTGAG GTGGAGGTGAACCGCTGCAGTCGGGTGCAGTGCGTGGTGGAGCAGGCGGCCAGCTCAGTCTACATGGACTCCCGCAGTGTGACGCTGAGGGGGACTCTTTCCCCAGGGCGCTATGTCGTGCTGCCCACCACGTTTCTTCCGGGCGCCACAGGAAACTTCCTCCTACGCCTCTTCTCCCATTCTCATGTCAGACTCAG GGAACTGAGGGAGGATTTGCCGTGTCCCTCTGTCTTCCAGTGTTATCTACCTCAACCCACTGTGGTGACCACAGTCCACCTCCGCAGAGCATCAGGACTCAGCCCTCCCAAACAGACAG CTCCAGATGTTTACGCCGTAGTTCGCTGTGAGAATGACACCATCAGGACGCGGGTTTTCAAGGCGGATGCAAACCCTGAGTTCAACCTCCGAACCATCTTCTACAGGAGATACCCCAACGCACACATCTCTATTGAG TTGTGGAGCAGAGGTCGGCTGTGGGACTCGGTGCTGGGCAGGGCTCGACTCCAAACATCAGAGTCCGAGAGGAGTCGGAGCTACGTGATCGATCTACGAGGTGGCCAATCCTCTTCAGATTACCCACGGAGCATCTACGTTGAGACGTCCTCCAGCGTCTGCCTCACAGACTTGTGA
- the LOC109142027 gene encoding calpain-5 isoform X1, with protein MPEQVHNFQGQSFHKLKRACLRRGGLFKDPLFPATAQSLFYKREPPPGLTWKRPREICKDPRLFVDGISTRDLHQGSLGNCWMVAAISCLASQPSLWKKVIPEHVEQEWNPKHPDLYAGIFHFRFWRLGRWMDVVVDDRLPVNGDGVLLFCRSATPREFWSALLEKAYAKLNGCYEALEGGNTTEALIDFTGGVSEPLSLDREALSLHSDQRRVFFQTLTKAHERKALITCSIRPAEGETVESVLDCGLVRGHAYGITAVRKVRLAEKLLQAGGMTRLFMVRMRNPWGTTDWTGAWSQGSQQWQQMSRAEREKMGLNVRDIGEFWMDFKDFCRYFTDVVVCRLVERNLLWPSSHWKEVRHYGEWAPAPASLGSPPPTTVLHNNHTLSLGRNNVKPGGTKQRGNRKEARLGESQQRGGRRCEQNKAVKKATKEDEGGEVGGWEAQMDKRSRCGGCINHRDTFLHNPQFMFDVRDKEEEVLICLQQEDRRIRRKDGGGENLPIGFEVLKVEVNRCSRVQCVVEQAASSVYMDSRSVTLRGTLSPGRYVVLPTTFLPGATGNFLLRLFSHSHVRLRELREDLPCPSVFQCYLPQPTVVTTVHLRRASGLSPPKQTAPDVYAVVRCENDTIRTRVFKADANPEFNLRTIFYRRYPNAHISIELWSRGRLWDSVLGRARLQTSESERSRSYVIDLRGGQSSSDYPRSIYVETSSSVCLTDL; from the exons ATGCCCGAACAAGTCCACAATTTCCAGGGTCAAAGCTTTCACAAGCTGAAGCGGGCCTGCTTGCGTCGAGGTGGCCTCTTCAAGGATCCCCTGTTCCCTGCCACTGCCCAGTCCCTCTTCTACAAGAGGGAGCCCCCGCCGGGACTGACCTGGAAGAGGCCGAGG GAGATATGTAAGGACCCCCGTCTGTTTGTTGACGGCATCAGCACTCGTGACTTGCACCAAGGCAGTCTGGGTAACTGCTGGATGGTGGCTGCTATTTCCTGCTTAGCATCTCAGCCATCTCTTTGGAAGAAG GTGATCCCTGAACATGTCGAACAGGAGTGGAATCCAAAGCATCCTGATCTGTACGCAGGAATCTTCCATTTCCGATTCTGGCGACTCGGCCGATGGATGGATGTCGTTGTGGATGACCGTCTGCCGGTCAACGGGGATGGAGTGTTGCTTTTCTGCCGCTCGGCGACACCACGAGAGTTTTGGAGTGCCCTGTTGGAGAAGGCCTATGCCAA GCTAAACGGTTGCTATGAGGCCCTGGAAGGAGGAAACACTACAGAGGCACTGATCGACTTCACTGGTGGGGTTTCCGAACCCCTCAGCCTGGATCGTGAGGCTCTCAGCCTACACAGCGATCAGAGGAGGGTATTTTTCCAGACGCTGACTAAGGCCCACGAACGCAAAGCCCTCATCACCTGCTCCATACGG CCAGCAGAGGGGGAAACAGTGGAGTCGGTGTTGGACTGTGGGCTGGTGCGAGGTCACGCCTACGGGATCACAGCAGTGAGGAAGGTGAGGCTGGCGGAAAAGCTACTACAGGCGGGCGGGATGACCCGACTCTTCATGGTGCGCATGAGAAACCCATGGGGGACCACGGACTGGACGGGTGCCTGGAGTCAGGG GTcgcagcagtggcagcagatgagtcgtgcagagagagagaagatgggTCTCAATGTTCGAGACATTGGGGAGTTTTG GATGGATTTCAAGGATTTCTGTCGCTACTTCACAGATGTGGTGGTGTGCCGGCTGGTGGAAAGGAATCTTTTGTGGCCAAGCTCTCACTGGAAAGAGGTGCGCCACTATGGGGAGTGGGCTCCAGCTCCCGCCTCCCTAGGAAGCCCGCCACCCACCACTGTCCTCCACAAcaaccacactctgagcttggGGAGGAACAACGTCAAACCTGGAGGGACCAAGCAACGAGGTAACCGGAAGGAGGCCAGACTTGGGGAGAGTcagcaaagaggaggaagacgatgTGAGCAAAACAAGGCTGTGAAGAAAGCGACAAAGGAAGATGAAGGTGGAGAGGTGGGAGGATGGGAGGCGCAGATGGATAAGAGGAGCCGATGTGGAGGATGCATCAACCACAGAGACACTTTCCTGCACAATCCACAG TTCATGTTTGATGttagagacaaagaggaggaggtgctgatctgtctgcagcaggaggacaggaggatacggagaaaagatggaggaggagaaaacctGCCTATCGGCTTTGAGGTGCTGAAG GTGGAGGTGAACCGCTGCAGTCGGGTGCAGTGCGTGGTGGAGCAGGCGGCCAGCTCAGTCTACATGGACTCCCGCAGTGTGACGCTGAGGGGGACTCTTTCCCCAGGGCGCTATGTCGTGCTGCCCACCACGTTTCTTCCGGGCGCCACAGGAAACTTCCTCCTACGCCTCTTCTCCCATTCTCATGTCAGACTCAG GGAACTGAGGGAGGATTTGCCGTGTCCCTCTGTCTTCCAGTGTTATCTACCTCAACCCACTGTGGTGACCACAGTCCACCTCCGCAGAGCATCAGGACTCAGCCCTCCCAAACAGACAG CTCCAGATGTTTACGCCGTAGTTCGCTGTGAGAATGACACCATCAGGACGCGGGTTTTCAAGGCGGATGCAAACCCTGAGTTCAACCTCCGAACCATCTTCTACAGGAGATACCCCAACGCACACATCTCTATTGAG TTGTGGAGCAGAGGTCGGCTGTGGGACTCGGTGCTGGGCAGGGCTCGACTCCAAACATCAGAGTCCGAGAGGAGTCGGAGCTACGTGATCGATCTACGAGGTGGCCAATCCTCTTCAGATTACCCACGGAGCATCTACGTTGAGACGTCCTCCAGCGTCTGCCTCACAGACTTGTGA
- the cnpy4 gene encoding protein canopy 4: MKLSTLLFFGACCLVTAHGEDERLPNKCEVCKFLTVELQDALEKTGRSKEVLEVGEVLDTGKRRKKIRYNTSETRLTEAVDDICERILQYNVHAERPGSLRYAKGASQTMTTLKNLVHKGVKVDLGLPFELWDEPSVEVSDMKKQCETMLEKYEDVVEDWYFHHQDERLEIFLCQNHVLKESEQECIKEVWKGDMGTKGGATETESDGTEEEAKTHDAGEL, encoded by the exons atgaaactttCCACGCTGCTTTTCTTCGGCGCTTGTTGTTTGGTGACCGCGCACGGAGAAGACGAGAGGCTGCCCAACAAATGCGAAG tgtgtaagTTTCTGACCGTGGAGCTGCAGGATGCTCTGGAGAAGACCGGTCGCTCCAAAGAAGTCCTGGAGGTTGGAGAGGTGTTGGACACGGgcaagaggaggaaaaagatcCGGTACAACACCTC GGAAACTCGTCTGACCGAGGCTGTGGACGACATCTGTGAACGCATCCTGCAGTATAATGTTCACGCAGAGAGGCCTGGCAGCCTCAGATACGCCAAg ggTGCCAGTCAGACCATGACAACTCTGAAGAACCTGGTCCACAAGGGAGTTAAAGTGGACTTAGGTCTGCCGTTTGAACTGTGGGACGAACCCTCAGTGGAGGTGTCGGACATGAAAAAACAG TGTGAGACGATGCTGGAGAAGTATGAGGACGTCGTGGAGGACTGGTACTTCCATCATCAGGACGAGAGGCTGGAGATCTTCCTCTGTCAGAACCACGTCCTCAAAGAGTCAGAGCAAG aATGTATAAAGGAGGTGTGGAAAGGAGACATGGGGACCAAAGGAGGAGCCACGGAGACGGAAAGCGACGGCACAGAGGAGGAAGCGAAAACACACGACGCCGGAGAGCTATGA